Proteins encoded within one genomic window of Oncorhynchus tshawytscha isolate Ot180627B linkage group LG02, Otsh_v2.0, whole genome shotgun sequence:
- the kctd20 gene encoding BTB/POZ domain-containing protein KCTD20 — protein sequence MAARPDFQREGRGEKNLSPLSRLPHERVTLMVDGTHFVVDPALFTAHPDTMLGRMFGPARHFTRPNTKGEYEIAEGIGASIFKVVLDFYKGGILQCPEGVSVSELREACDYLCINFDYSTVRCRDLSALLHELSNDGAKRQFDVFLEELVVPVMVSSAQEGERECHIVVLTDDDIVDWDHDNPPPMGEEYSQILYSTKLYRFFKYIENRDVAKALLKERGLKNIRIGIEGYPTCKEKVKRRPGGRSEVIYNYVQRPFIQLSWEKEEGKSRHVDFQCVRSKSVPNLITSLGESTRPAAIPNPQVDELDRLISPDPRPQSQAPPPPINDS from the exons ATGGCAGCACGTCCAGACTTCCAAcgtgaggggaggggtgagaagaacctgtctcccctgtctcgcCTCCCCCATGAGCGGGTGACCCTGATGGTGGACGGGACTCACTTTGTGGTGGACCCCGCCCTGTTCACCGCCCACCCTGACACCATGCTGGGGAG GATGTTTGGTCCTGCCCGTCACTTCACCCGGCCAAACACCAAGGGAGAGTATGAGATCGCTGAGGGAATCGGAGCCAGCATATTCAAAGTCGTCCTG GACTTTTACAAAGGGGGTATCCTGCAGTGTCCAGAGGGGGTGTCAGTGTCTGAGCTCAGAGAAGCATGTGACTACCTCTGTATTAACTTTGACTACAGTACCGTTAGGTGCCGAGACCTCA GTGCATTGCTGCATGAGCTGTCCAACGACGGTGCAAAGCGTCAGTTTGATGTCTTCCTAGAGGAGCTAGTTGTCCCGGTGATGGTGTCCAGTGctcaggagggggagagggagtgtcACATCGTAGTTCTCACAGATGATGACATAGTGGATTGGGACCATGACAACCCTCCACCCATGGGAGAGGAGTACTCACAGA TTCTGTACAGCACCAAGCTCTACCGCTTCTTCAAGTACATAGAGAACAGAGATGTGGCCAAAGCACTGTTAAAGGAGAGAGGACTGAAGAACATTCGCATCGGCATTGAGG GGTACCCTACCTGTAAGGAGAAGGTGAAGCGCCGTCCCGGtgggaggtcagaggtcatttATAACTATGTGCAGAGGCCCTTCATCCAGCTGTcctgggagaaggaggaagggaagagtcGACACGTGGACTTCCAGTGCGTCCGGAGCAAGAGTGTCCCCAACCTCATCACCTCTCTGGGGGAGTCAACACGACCCGCAGCCATACCCAACCCGCAGGTCGATGAGCTGGATAGGCTGATCAGCCCTGATCCCCGCCCCCAGTCTCAGGCCCCACCCCCACCCATCAATGACAGTTGA